Proteins encoded together in one Meles meles chromosome 7, mMelMel3.1 paternal haplotype, whole genome shotgun sequence window:
- the LOC123946484 gene encoding nucleolar complex protein 3 homolog translates to MTKTSLLGAVVPIWVKVMTFKEKRKTLSRMQRKWKKAEEKLERELLEAEASESTEKKLKVHTETLNIVFVTYFRILKKAQRSPLLPAVLEGLAKFAHLINVEFFDDLLVVLHTLIESGDLSYRESLHCVQTAFHILSGQGDVLNIDPMKFYTHLYKTLFKLHAGATNEGVEILLQCLDVMLTKRRKQVSQQRALAFIKRLCILALHVLPNSSIGILATNRILMHTFPKTDLLLDNESQESGVFLPELDEPEYCNAQNTALWELHALRRHYHPTVQSFAAHLIAGAPSEGSQALKPELSRRSAAELFQPYSMGAMTFNPPVQSSSSKKKSEVLQGDLFVNEDLNQLIKRHCSEVATHLPLDFAKYLKTSLR, encoded by the coding sequence ATGACGAAAACATCATTGTTGGGAGCAGTCGTGCCTATCTGGGTAAAGGTTATGACtttcaaggaaaagagaaaaactctgtcaagaatgcagagaaagtggaagaaagcagaagagaagTTGGAGCGAGAGCTTCTGGAGGCAGAAGCTTCAGAGAGCACTGAGAAAAAACTTAAAGTGCACACAGAGACTTTGAATATTGTGTTTGTGACCTACTTCAGAATATTGAAGAAGGCCCAGAGGTCACCTCTCCTGCCAGCAGTTCTGGAAGGCCTTGCCAAGTTTGCTCACCTTATAAATGTGGAGTTTTTTGATGATTTATTAGTAGTACTGCATACTCTCATCGAGTCTGGTGACCTGAGCTATCGAGAAAGCCTTCACTGCGTCCAGACtgcttttcatattctttctGGGCAAGGTGATGTTCTGAATATTGATCCGATGAAGTTCTATACTCATCTGTATAAAACACTGTTCAAGTTACATGCAGGTGCTACCAATGAAGGTGTCGAGATTCTCCTCCAATGCCTTGACGTCATGCTAACTAAGCGCAGAAAGCAGgtttctcagcagagagcccttgCTTTCATCAAGCGTCTTTGTATCCTTGCTCTTCACGTTCTTCCAAATTCAAGCATTGGCATTTTAGCAACTAACAGAATATTAATGCATACTTTCCCAAAAACAGATCTGTTGCTTGACAACGAGTCTCAGGAAAGTGGGGTTTTCCTTCCTGAGCTGGATGAACCCGAGTACTGCAATGCTCAGAACACTGCACTTTGGGAATTGCATGCACTACGGAGACACTACCATCCCACCGTGCAGAGCTTTGCGGCTCACCTGATTGCCGGAGCCCCCTCCGAAGGCTCGCAAGCGCTCAAACCGGAGTTGAGCCGGAGATCAGCTGCAGAACTTTTTCAGCCATACAGCATGGGTGCAATGACATTCAATCCTCCTGTTCAATCTTCAAGTTCCAAAAAGAAGAGTGAAGTTTTACAAGGGGATTTGTTTGTGAATGAAGATTTAAATCAACTAATCAAAAGACATTGCAGTGAAGTAGCTACTCACTTGCCTCTGGATTTtgctaaatatttgaaaacatcacTGCGGTAG